The genomic DNA cgacgtgttttatcaagttctaaagctgatcaaattttgaaatcgatttatcgagtcgtttttgagaaatttcgaaaaaaccaaggaaaaaattttttttgaattctttcgtcaacggtttctcttgaacgaatgaaccgattttgatggttgaggtggcattcgacgcggcttatagagttttagagctgattagattttggaataaatccatcgagcaaattaaaagttatccaactaaaacattttcgaaaaaattttatttttgaaatatctctgaacgcaccctaccgattaagttcaaatttttacggcttcaagacattaacaagccgcgtcgaatgacacctcaacgatcaaaatcggttcatccgttcaagagttatgaatatttacatacatacatacgtacgtacgtacacacatacatacactcggacatcatcgtgaaattagtcaggatagcttcctaggacctcgaaacgtcgacatctgatggaaattcgattttcgtaaatcggaccgaaaccaataacttcccgaattttagaaaatttacaattttcttagcgggaagttaaaaagaaaattaatttaattcacaatATTTGAGTACTGTTCAACTGatcttattaatataaattattaattaattataatgattttaagcttataaaaaaaaaattctttacaaTTACCGATAAATAGCCTGATTTTTATATAgtagttaattacttattGATTACCTTTGATTCTTtcactaaataatttattgaattattaataattcatctttttttttgttaatttttttcaaagaaaaaatctttttttttagagtcgccaatgaatttatttgtccAGTCTTCCGATGGGGTACAATGGAAGAATGGGAATTCGGTCTTCAAAGAGTAATTAATTTCCCTCAGAAAACAATAGAAAGAAAACAAAGTGAAAGaacatatttattgaaaactcTAGCCGGTTGTCCCgttgataaaaagaaaattgaaaggtataattaaaatataaatctcattgtaaaatttaataactttttcaaaaataataattgatatttttgatttaataaaataaattaataattaatttttcagattATTAAAtgttacaattttaaatgaaaattcaaatttcacgGATTCagatattcaattaatttacagTACTCTAACAGGAAGCGCTACTGGTTACTTTGCATTGTTTGATTTTCTAGTAGATCACTGGAATTTAATGAAACAAAGATTTGAAACTAAAGAGCATTTATGGAatggaataattaattcaGCCACCTCGTCATTTAGTACTCAAGAAGGCTATGATATGGTATCACAATTGTATAAAGATCGTCAAAGAGAAGCCGATCCGGCTGaagcaataattaaaaaagttatgggAGATTTAGAAGAAGAATTGAAATGGAGTAAAAGCAATCTTCCTGTAATAGAAGGCTGGTTAAACAATCATCTTAAACAACGACCATCGTCACTTATGTCTTCTGAACGTCAAACAACTGCAATGGACAGTAGTAGTATCACTCCATTTGCTGGATAGATTCCAACTtgtacaatataatattttttatccagtcataaattttaaaatatttttttttagcaaaaaaaaaaaaacaaaacaatttaatagaaaaaaaaaatttattaatcatatttatatattttatttatataaatgtaatgTAAGAATTAATTACTCTTTAATTGTATTATTCttgtaaaacattttattgtataataaacttttcttatgttaattttgattttaaaaagaaattttgactATCAGAGTGTCATACTTTCATCCTAAAAACATTTCTGGACATGTACTGGATCTATTATACGACAACTTTAACAAAATGCTTGATCTAAGAAGAGAGGCGGAGATTTAAGAAAGGACTTAAATAATGGATCTaccaaaattaacaaaattagaATCAATAATTGCAAACAATAATCAACAGACCGGACAATTGCTGAATGGGTCTGTTGATTAATTTGGTAATATGTTCAGAATCGCCGTTGTTAAAACTGTACTCTTGAAGGTTTCGCCGGAAAACATTTCGGTAATATTTCTATTAGAGCCGTTTCATATCTTCGCCGCTATTGATTTTGGTACGTTTACAATTATTGATtctaattttgttaattttggtAGATCcatcccgatgaaaaaagattttatacaattatatatagactatatataattatatataggctatatataattatacatagaccATAGataaattggatagaaaaaatggcccgatccaattgtatgcaatctgtatagaaattgtatacaattctatatattgcaattatatagaattgtacataattatatagaattttatacaatttgtataaaattgtatataattatatagacttgaaTACATTGTATTGATTTTTctacagttgtatacaattggatcgggccattttttgtatataattttatacaattgtataaaatcttttttcatcgggattGCTTAAgtccttttttaaatttccgcGATTAAGATCAAGCATTTTGTTAAAGTTGTCGTATAATAGATCCAGTACATGTCCAGAAATAGTTTTAGGATGAAAGTATAGCACCCGATTGtttcaaataacatattaTATTACTTTCACTCCAAAAATGATATTAACCTTAATTCCTACAGTACTGCCAAAAAAGTTTGcgaacatacataaaaaaaaacataaactgCTAATGCTTTGAGTCGTTAGGAGGATGTATATAAAACCCACGGAAAAATAATCGAGTCACAAATATTCCGCAATAATACGGTAGTTACAAGATTATGAtcgatgataattttaatatttttctcaaagAATCGccgaataaattttagtttattttcgtaagaaaattatccataaaaaataaatattttttttaagaatatttatgtatagcgattttttttttcttaagaatTTCATAATAAGCGTATTATACTGTcagtagataaataaattttatattctaattagttaaaaatttttaacaatatactTATCTTTTATTCATACAATATGATAgttaagtaaatatatatagtatataaataaatacgtctaaaaaacaaaaaatagtcttctatACATGCATAATCctcaaaaaatcaaatttgacgtttaaatcatttatatatGAGTAGATTCAACTATCAGGGCAATTATATCTATTtgaatttacttaaatttacataaatcaaaactttataaatgaagatatatatgtaaatgtgACATGCATATATCTCTTTAAgtatatgtaaaattaattctatCAAAAGTTAGATGCGTGCAACACTTTAATTAAATCtgattagaaaatctcataaaatctgatagattttcataaattctCATAGAGATTCTATGGGGATGAATAGGTTCTATATATAAGAGCCTAATAAATACAGTTATGAGAATCTATCGTTTTTTAAGCAGGgtagatttaaattttgatacacCTCTTACGTAAGAGGGTAAAGGGAAGTATACTTCCCTGCTTAAGAAAttcgatagattcttataaaatctccaTGAATGGGAATTcatgagaatctattggattctgtgagattttctaaacagggttcgaactaattttttttggacaatGGCTCTGGCCCCTATTTAGTATTTATATACCCGATAAATTCTTATCGTTCAAAATTCTCAATGACTGAATCAAAGATTAAAAAGTTAACTTGCTCTGACAGCCCTTTCTCTTCAAAAACTTGCTGTTCACTGTTGTCGGTCAGGTTAACGTCAAACTGATGTCAAGTCCTGTAGTTCCAAGTTTTTACTGTAATATGAGTACAGCACGAACTACAAGTTAACATAAATTTACAGCCGTAAAAGGAATGCAAGCTGAATCAGAAAGTTGCCTTCAATTTGAGGAAAAAAACTTGACTTCCAAATTAACTACAAGTTACCATCATTTGTTTGCACCATCAAGATTTTGTAGTCAACTTGAGAACTTATTTCGGTTGTATATTTCCAACAACTTGATTGATTAATTCCTATcaaattgacgacaacttcagcatttgtaactgttgactacaagttgttGCCAGCTTTCCCAAACAGTTGGCCACAGCcaactgccgcaacctgtcatCAAATTTCTGGAAAATTTAAGGCAACTAATGGAATATCAACTTTTGCCACCAATTGTCTCAGAAAGTTGGCATCCAGTTGTCATCAACTTATAGAAATGCCAATTTTCGCGTTAAAAGGCGACAAGTTGCAGCAGTAGGTTGTTGCTAGCTTGCCGTCAGCTTGATAGTGGACTACCAGTAATAAAGTTTCTGATTAATGGACTACCAGTAATAAAGTTTCCTTTACGTTATTGTCAAAAAACGTACCCTGCTCGGATGGCCAAGTTGACAGCAAGTTGACAACCTACTGCAGCAATTTGTCACTAGATTGGCTAGAAAAATTGgaatttccataagttgacggcaactAGTCACTActtttctgagaaagttggtgaCAAAAGTTGACATCCATTAGTTGACGGAAAGTTgtcttcaattttctcagaaagttggtgacaggttgcggcagtaaaTTGTCGTCAACTTCCTGTTAAAGTTGGCaacaacttgtagtcaacagttacaaaagttgtcgacaagttaTCGTCAACTTGACTGCAACTAATTGACACCAATTTTCTGACCATAAGCTCTTGCTATCGGGGTTAATTCTCTCCCTTTTTAACTGACAGTTGATAACTATTTCAAACGTCATCTAATGTCTCGATCAAAAACTTTGTTCTCACGGCTTCCTAGCAACCAAAAGGACAACTCTAAAGTAACCTGTCAAGTTTACAAAAACTACACGTCAAAATAATCACAAAACAccatttgattattattatctaagaAATGATTacgtgatttaaatattttttcattatcaacgtaactaatatttaattcatatGAATAAGtcaaatttgtttgttttaaatttttcaaaactaataataatacaaaaaaaatttatgttcgGCGTTCATCATAATCCAAAGcgtcaaatattttatataaaattaaataattatggtatcaacatataaaatttaatcactaaaaaatttatttttataataaacataaaatatttaaatattactagtaataatttacaatCGTTATATTATTAGAAAGAGCAACTttattgtacaaaaaaaatgataatattttggATATGAAGTCTATAAATGTAccagaaaaatttgaaaatagagGTATCGCAAGATTATTAACagaggtaattaattttattttattttcactagttagccgtaaaaaatatttgacatctactttaaataattttttctattttcgaGATTAATGTAGATCTAAAAATATGGATGTAAATTTATGTACATAAactcatttgtttattatgagatttatttaattctcgaaaacaaaaaatgtataaaatgtaTGTTCTGTCATAAAAAGATAGCATcagttttttgtaaaaagaatatctttacaaaataatttacatcaCAAATTCAACTAAAATAGTTCCCAAGAAATTATAATCTTATTCGcctttaaaaatttcacacatTTGTTACATTCTGAAAAATCCAGTTTTACGAAAAATTACCAGGTTGGTGGCGTTCGGGTGTCAATTGACCCCAGGCGCACCTGTTCCtgccctggtggaaatttttcggactattctctgaaaaactctgaaaaagtctttagaactatGAAAAAGTCTTTGGAACTtcagaactgagtttttcatagaaaattccgaaaaatttccaccagggtgaGCTCTCTCTAATTTTGAAGTATTTTGTAGGGTTTGAGAAGTACACGGAAATAACAGATGATACTGGCTACCATCTCAGATTATACTCAGTTACAtcagaggtaaaaaaaaattttagatagcaCCCAGTATAATCTAGATTATACTCAGTACCATTCCAGATTATACTCAGTACTATCTGAGATATAACTCAGTtacaatttttctaaattcttCAAAGTCCGAAGTATGACTTTTCATTCTTGAGGATTATGAGGtcttagttataatttaaaatcgataaattattagcATTTAGACTTTATAGTTCTCATTAAGGTAGTTGTCGGGTGATGGGCATGGTGTcagaaagttataaaattttttgtacttatTAAGGGTATTAAGATACAATTaccattaaaatttcaagtcgATTGACCATctctaatttgaaatatttataatcaaagtTCGGATCATTAACATTGCGAGCAATGAGGAGTATGCGTTTCAAGTCGCGTTCGtgattctaataaaaaaactaacagtcagaaacttttgaaaaactaACAGAAAATTAAGGAATTTGtcctgaatttatttaaaaaaaaaaataaagtattcaCCATCTCATTGTTGAGATATAGCAACGCAAAGTTcaacaataaatgaaaaaatatacatgtcGGTGAATTGGAAAAAAACAATCTGACAACGCTGTACGCGAGTATACATAGTATTATTtgagcggtaaatttaaacatatacTCAGTACACTATACAGCAACTGGCAGAGCATATGCGACGttgtcaaattttgatttaagaaAATGTTCAATAGTATttgtgtatacatatatatgagtagTGTGTAGGTAAACTTTTCACGGGTACAGTATCAAACAAAAGCAATGTCTCGTTTTAACTACCACCTAACCTACTCTTACCGCGTATATGGCTCATAACTTTTTGACAATATTGTAGCAGGACAACTATCTGAAGGATTTTtagtactaaagtagagttactttctggacggcaaataaaacatcaaaggaattgaggcttttgaggactaaactagaatttgtaTAGACTCTCGTAAAGTTTCTTATACGATGGCCCTGTTTTtgcactaaaatttttaatttttccactgttttttttccatgtaaaTCTAATTAAATCAacgttgttaaaaaaatggaaaaaattatactcaTGTTGATCTCAACTATTTTTCCcggttattaatttaaaatatttaatttaaaattaaccaaattattaatttaacaattttttaggCTGCATTTACTTATGCCATTGTAAATAACTACTACTTAATTTTAACGTGCAAGTATATGCAGCGtacatatgaaaaaataaaaacccccGAGCTTGAAGAACGAGTAATTGGTCcatcaaattttctaaaagcTCCCGAAGTCTGACGTAAAAtactatttcaaaatttaaaaattaactgaagcagaaaaataaataaaaaatggataatCTTGATGAATATGATCACCAAGCGATAATAATATGGTATTGTCAAGAATATTATTACCATGGAATGTATCAGCAAGCAAAGCAAGCATCCCACGATTATCCTAATaacgaaaatataaaaatactacTAGCAGTGTCTTATTTACTAACAAGTCATACCGAAGAAGCTTTGCAATTGGTAACAGACTTAATTGGTCATGATGATACGACATTACCAGCTTTGTTGATCCAAAGCTATGTTTACCGatcgaataataataaagacaaAAGCTTAGTGTCTCAAATAGACGGAAAAATTCGTGAAGAGCGACGTAAAGCTACTGCTGTTGGTCTTACAAGAGCTGCATTAGTTTTACTACtgctaaaaaaattcgataaagCTAAAGATTATGCCGAGAAAGCTTACAAATTACGATCAAATGATTTCGAAGTATTGCTAATAAATGGTCTgattgacttaaaatttagCATAGGTAAAAACACAAATTATTTCAATGCCATTTCTAAGGAACACAGCAGAAAACTTATTGTTCTTCTTGGTACAGCAAAACAATACAAATTAAATGAATCACATGATCAAGCTATCTTAATTCTCAATGCGTTAATTGTAAGGTATCCGAAAATTTGTTTaccattaattgaaaaaatgtataatcaaTTAGCGTTAAAAGATTGGGATCAAGTTATCGAAACTGCCAATAGAATTTTGTCAATAGATACCAATAATTTAGATGGTATAAAAGCTAAAacagttgttatttttattcgcgACGGTGATTATACAACAGGGTCCAAagatattcaattattttttcgtaatctGATGTTAgctgaacaaaaaaatattgaaattataataaataatataaaattatttacatgtaTAATTAATCGTGATGAATTAATCCTCCGAGAACTAATAAAAGttatggaaaaattaattcaacagaattcaaatttaagcGAACCAATGATAGAGCTgggaaatatttttctaatgttaaataaaataaaagaagctGAGCATTGGTATCGCagtgcaataagaattgaTGAGTCTTCATTTTCTGCTTTAATGGGTCTAGCTCACTGTCAAGTTTTAGATTCATCACCAGGTTCAATAGACCTAGCCCGTCaacaaattgattttttaatggaAGTTCAATCTAATTCGTTAGATCCACGTCTTCATTTTATGTCTGCACAATTGTGCCGCAATGACACAACGAAGGCACTCAATTACCTCAACATGtctgttaaattaattttaaaaaatattgaaaacgtTCCGTTTGGTTACAAATATTTACATGAATTGAATCCAGATTTTTGTTTAGAAATTGTTAACCAGCATTTAACTCATACACCAACGATTTATAATAACACTGGACCACGTGAtgacaatgaaaatttaactgtcgtactattaaataaagttgCCGACGCTTGTCCCGGTTTCGGAGCAGCTCTTCTGTTACTGGCTAAAGCATCAATGCAAAGTGGTGACTTTGAGGAAGCATTGGCtgcattaaaaaaacttattgaCTCAGTAGATCCAGCTAATGCATCAGCTCACTTGTTGATGGCTCAAATATTCACTCGTCAAGCTGACTATCAATCAGCGTCAGCAAGTCTTGAAGTTGGACTGAGTTACAATTTCAAAGTCCGCGATGATCCACTTTATCATCTTATTACTGGAATCGTTGAACGTAACAACGGAAATTTAGAATCATCGATCACCAGTTTGCGCATGGCAATGACATTAATTGATTCATCATCTAGAGATACGGTGACTTTATCATCTTCGGACAAAGCTACACTTTATCTAGAATTGATATCAGCTTACAGTGAGCTTAAAAAGTTTGACGAAGCCGCGGCATTAACGAGCGAAGCTAAAATGCAATTCGTTAATACTGTAGAAGAAGGTCGCGTGATTATCGGTAATGCTGAGCTTTGTTTGATGACTGGAGATGTTGATAaggcaataaattatttgaatgataTACAAGCAGGCCAGCCGTATTATCTTCAGGCCCATACGATGCTCGCTAATATTTATCTGAACCAACGAAAAGATCGTCATTCATTCGCTAAATGTTTTCGTGAACTGGTTGATCATTGTCCTGGACCACGGACATTTAGTATGCTCGGAGATGCTTACATGGCAATCCAGGAGCCAGATCGCGCAATCGAAGCATACGAAGAGTCGTTGAAAAATAATCCAGGGGATAAACTACTTGCTAGCAAAATGGGAAAAGCTTTAGTTAAAACTCATCAGTATGGCAAagctataaattattacaaagaaGTTGTCAAAAATAAGTCATGTGGAGATTTGAAACTAGATATGGCTGAATTGTTTATGCGAATGAAACATTTTGATAAAGCTGAAGCTGTACTTATCCAAGAACTACAGGACGGTAGGATGGCTACGGATTTAACGAGCCTGGAAGTTCGTGGCAAACAATTACTGATGCTTGCTAAGGTACGAGAGCGTGCGGGTGATATTAAGTTGGCTATTTCGACATTGAAGGAAGCTAGAGAAAATCAGGTGAGATGCATGCAGCGAGCTTCAATTGTTCCGAGTGCTACTGATCAAAAACAAGTACTTGTGGAAATTTGTCTAACACTTGCTGAGCATTCTACTGCGATACGGGATTTTGATGAAGCTATTGGGTATTATAAAGATGCACTACAACATCGACCGAAAGATATCAAAGCGTTATTGTCACTGGCTAAATTATATATGCAAGTAAATGATCTTGATAAATGCGCACTAAGTTGTAGTGCATTGTTGAATGCTGATCCAAATAATGAAGCGGCGTCTGTTATGATGGCTGATCTCGCTTTTAGAAAAGTTGATTTCGAAACAGCTGCCTTTCATTTTAGACAGTTATTACTCAGGAAACCGACTTACTGGACGGCATTAGCGAGATTGATTGAAGTTTCTAGACGTACTGGTaagttttagatttttaattaaaaataataacttgtaTTTGTTCAGGGTGCGATtggcataaaattttaccgGAATATATTTTAGTTAGTCGAgtagatttcaaaaataccattagttcaaaaatttatgtagaGTACAGTCGACTCTGTCTAAAGGTTCTCTGCCTAAAGGTTCCCGCTGTCTATAGGTTCCAGGATACATTGCTTAAAAGGTTCCCGGATATTTCCCCACCCACTTTCTCGAGTGACGAATCACAATTCAGTTTTTGAGCGCTAACTTTAAATGCACGtttttttgaggttatgtTTACTGCACAATGTGTTCGTTTTAGCGTGCGCCTCGGCGTTCGAGGGGAAGTGCTGATGGTGGGGAGGAAACCTTTAGGCAATGGTCCTGTCTCGACGTAGAACCTTTAGACAGTCGACTGTAGAAGTAATCCTGACTTTTGTTATTATTCCTTTAGGACATGGGAGTTTTGACTGCCGTTATTTACTCTGGCCATGAGAAAAAATCTCATGGCTTCTGCGCATGCGCATCAAATACTTCAAATACAGTTTTCTTACGaaatcatcatttattttttactttaatgtttttaaaccataaaagaattatatttaaataatatgaactatttaattataaactttacaTATTTATGCAGATAAACACAGCACAATATTGCactattattttgtaaatatatgtatcatGTAAACAAATATGGCGGACGCGTACTACGAAATGACCCGAACTCGGCCGAAAAAGAAACGAAGGCTAAAATTTTCCACCTTTTAATACTCTGGCCATGAGAAAAAATCTCATGtcctacgaaaaaaatttttttttcattatttttaattagaaagaaaagtttttattgaaTGTGTGTCAAGAAAACTAAAGTATAGGaagatacaaaaatttttaagtagcctttccatttgaaatttaaaaaatatttgagattGAAGTTGACCATGAGAAAAAATCTCATAGCCCATGTCCTGAAGGGttatagcaaatttttttttttagtgtaatttCTCTTAGAAATTTCTAATCGAACAATCTAGTTgggttctataaaaaataggGGGAGGGGGAGGGCAAATCGGCCCCTTAAGACAATAGGGTTTATATCCTCAGTGGTTCTCACTTGTTTTACTTCTTTCTAGTCccttatcatatattttggtCTCAATATACCGCGtctgttgaaaattaaaaatcttgaaatttaGGGCAAAATCCCCCCCTCCCCCAAAAGTTTGAATatttgattttcttttatcccttttactttttttagtcTTCTGCCATGTGTTCGTAATTTTCTGCCTTCCATTCTTGCTGTCAGATCACATTTTTTTGTctacttaattttattaaagcagaaataaataattgaataatttgtaACAGGTAGTATTGAAGACTTAAATGAATGGATAGCAAGAGCAGAAGCCGCTACAGAAGGTTCTAATCACGAAGCTGGATTTTATTATTGCGCTGGATTGTTAGACTGGAGAACtggtaaattaaattcagcaTTACGGAGTTTCAATGCTGCACGTCGCGATCCAGAATGGGGTCAACAGGCTATTTATAATATGATTGAAATTTGTTTGGATCCTGATGATGATTCGGCATTATCTAGTGAAGCTTTTAATGAAGAAGATGCAGAATATCAAGACTCAAGAACTATGGCTTTAAAAACTGCTGAACGACTTTTACAGGtgagacttaaaaaaaaaaattcacttacgGAAGAGTGGGGTCAATTGAACCAAAAatactttaacattttttttttagatgaataaaagcaaaatgattatttttttttatacgaaattatactttattatatAGACTATCATT from Microplitis mediator isolate UGA2020A chromosome 7, iyMicMedi2.1, whole genome shotgun sequence includes the following:
- the LOC130670922 gene encoding tetratricopeptide repeat protein 21B-like isoform X2 produces the protein MDNLDEYDHQAIIIWYCQEYYYHGMYQQAKQASHDYPNNENIKILLAVSYLLTSHTEEALQLVTDLIGHDDTTLPALLIQSYVYRSNNNKDKSLVSQIDGKIREERRKATAVGLTRAALVLLLLKKFDKAKDYAEKAYKLRSNDFEVLLINGLIDLKFSIGKNTNYFNAISKEHSRKLIVLLGTAKQYKLNESHDQAILILNALIVRYPKICLPLIEKMYNQLALKDWDQVIETANRILSIDTNNLDGIKAKTVVIFIRDGDYTTGSKDIQLFFRNLMLAEQKNIEIIINNIKLFTCIINRDELILRELIKVMEKLIQQNSNLSEPMIELGNIFLMLNKIKEAEHWYRSAIRIDESSFSALMGLAHCQVLDSSPGSIDLARQQIDFLMEVQSNSLDPRLHFMSAQLCRNDTTKALNYLNMSVKLILKNIENVPFGYKYLHELNPDFCLEIVNQHLTHTPTIYNNTGPRDDNENLTVVLLNKVADACPGFGAALLLLAKASMQSGDFEEALAALKKLIDSVDPANASAHLLMAQIFTRQADYQSASASLEVGLSYNFKVRDDPLYHLITGIVERNNGNLESSITSLRMAMTLIDSSSRDTVTLSSSDKATLYLELISAYSELKKFDEAAALTSEAKMQFVNTVEEGRVIIGNAELCLMTGDVDKAINYLNDIQAGQPYYLQAHTMLANIYLNQRKDRHSFAKCFRELVDHCPGPRTFSMLGDAYMAIQEPDRAIEAYEESLKNNPGDKLLASKMGKALVKTHQYGKAINYYKEVVKNKSCGDLKLDMAELFMRMKHFDKAEAVLIQELQDGRMATDLTSLEVRGKQLLMLAKVRERAGDIKLAISTLKEARENQVRCMQRASIVPSATDQKQVLVEICLTLAEHSTAIRDFDEAIGYYKDALQHRPKDIKALLSLAKLYMQVNDLDKCALSCSALLNADPNNEAASVMMADLAFRKVDFETAAFHFRQLLLRKPTYWTALARLIEVSRRTGNIEDLNEWIARAEAATEGSNHEAGFYYCAGLLDWRTGKLNSALRSFNAARRDPEWGQQAIYNMIEICLDPDDDSALSSEAFNEEDAEYQDSRTMALKTAERLLQELNPKGSPHEILTHRLLSNFFLLATKIKSKIEQALQDCTVLASQETLRDHVGPALGLATAHILLKQTPRARNHLKRVSKNVWTFEDAEYLERCWILLAEIYVQSNKYDLANELLRKVLQHNATCVRAHELSGTIAEKEQNYKEAAIRYAQAWKFGGKTKLSSGYKLAYCCLKSKKYADAIQACNEVLKQNNDFPKIRKEILEKSINHIRT
- the LOC130670922 gene encoding tetratricopeptide repeat protein 21B-like isoform X1, yielding MDNLDEYDHQAIIIWYCQEYYYHGMYQQAKQASHDYPNNENIKILLAVSYLLTSHTEEALQLVTDLIGHDDTTLPALLIQSYVYRSNNNKDKSLVSQIDGKIREERRKATAVGLTRAALVLLLLKKFDKAKDYAEKAYKLRSNDFEVLLINGLIDLKFSIGKNTNYFNAISKEHSRKLIVLLGTAKQYKLNESHDQAILILNALIVRYPKICLPLIEKMYNQLALKDWDQVIETANRILSIDTNNLDGIKAKTVVIFIRDGDYTTGSKDIQLFFRNLMLAEQKNIEIIINNIKLFTCIINRDELILRELIKVMEKLIQQNSNLSEPMIELGNIFLMLNKIKEAEHWYRSAIRIDESSFSALMGLAHCQVLDSSPGSIDLARQQIDFLMEVQSNSLDPRLHFMSAQLCRNDTTKALNYLNMSVKLILKNIENVPFGYKYLHELNPDFCLEIVNQHLTHTPTIYNNTGPRDDNENLTVVLLNKVADACPGFGAALLLLAKASMQSGDFEEALAALKKLIDSVDPANASAHLLMAQIFTRQADYQSASASLEVGLSYNFKVRDDPLYHLITGIVERNNGNLESSITSLRMAMTLIDSSSRDTVTLSSSDKATLYLELISAYSELKKFDEAAALTSEAKMQFVNTVEEGRVIIGNAELCLMTGDVDKAINYLNDIQAGQPYYLQAHTMLANIYLNQRKDRHSFAKCFRELVDHCPGPRTFSMLGDAYMAIQEPDRAIEAYEESLKNNPGDKLLASKMGKALVKTHQYGKAINYYKEVVKNKSCGDLKLDMAELFMRMKHFDKAEAVLIQELQDGRMATDLTSLEVRGKQLLMLAKVRERAGDIKLAISTLKEARENQVRCMQRASIVPSATDQKQVLVEICLTLAEHSTAIRDFDEAIGYYKDALQHRPKDIKALLSLAKLYMQVNDLDKCALSCSALLNADPNNEAASVMMADLAFRKVDFETAAFHFRQLLLRKPTYWTALARLIEVSRRTGSIEDLNEWIARAEAATEGSNHEAGFYYCAGLLDWRTGKLNSALRSFNAARRDPEWGQQAIYNMIEICLDPDDDSALSSEAFNEEDAEYQDSRTMALKTAERLLQELNPKGSPHEILTHRLLSNFFLLATKIKSKIEQALQDCTVLASQETLRDHVGPALGLATAHILLKQTPRARNHLKRVSKNVWTFEDAEYLERCWILLAEIYVQSNKYDLANELLRKVLQHNATCVRAHELSGTIAEKEQNYKEAAIRYAQAWKFGGKTKLSSGYKLAYCCLKSKKYADAIQACNEVLKQNNDFPKIRKEILEKSINHIRT
- the LOC130670924 gene encoding protein NATD1: MNKSNLFVLNFSKLIIIQKKFMFGVHHNPKRQIFYIKLNNYERATLLYKKNDNILDMKSINVPEKFENRGIARLLTEAAFTYAIVNNYYLILTCKYMQRTYEKIKTPELEERVIGPSNFLKAPEV